A stretch of the Notamacropus eugenii isolate mMacEug1 chromosome 2, mMacEug1.pri_v2, whole genome shotgun sequence genome encodes the following:
- the LOC140524712 gene encoding mas-related G-protein coupled receptor member A-like: MMPSNLITEMPQNYSEQTSGPTTSNSSTTDAFDEFVRCLTLFTCLCGVLGNGIVFWLLTFQIKRTPFSFYVLNLAGSDFTYLFLEVIWVINYLIYRPTFNNIVNLLTNMGLHVTFTVGLGLLASISTQRCLSILFPIWYRNHHPKRGPIIVCGLLWILSLLLNPPKVYYCVVKVKILPPSDCETMSRLSGTLMLSMLLLMTLSSLILFIRVLWSARKYKPKKLVSLILLTVLVFLLCAVPHGINHSVFNWLSRYNHIFHEISYFLSCVNSSANPFIYFFIGSLRHQRLKEPLRVVLQRALRDDSDPSEDRGTSSRTDTTLDTA; this comes from the coding sequence ATGATGCCATCTAACCTCATCACTGAAATGCCCCAGAACTATTCTGAGCAGACATCTGGGCCCACTACCTCAAATAGCAGCACAACAGATGCTTTTGATGAGTTTGTGAGATGCCTTACTCTGTTCACATGCCTTTGTGGGGTACTTGGCAATGGAATTGTTTTCTGGCTTCTCACTTTCCAAATTAAAAGGACTCCCTTCTCATTCTATGTCCTCAATTTAGCTGGAAGTGATTTCACCTACCTTTTCTTGGAAGTAATTTGGGTAATCAATTATCTGATATACCGTCCAACGTTTAATAACATTGTCAATTTATTAACAAATATGGGTCTACATGTAACTTTTACAGTAGGTCTGGGCCTGCTGGCATCAATCAGCACTCAGCGTTGCCTGTCCATTCTCTTTCCAATATGGTACCGAAATCACCACCCAAAGAGAGGGCCAATCATTGTGTGTGGCTTGCTCTGGATTCTGTCCCTTCTACTCAATCCACCAAAGGTTTACTACTGTGTTGTAAAGGTAAAAATCCTGCCCCCTTCTGATTGTGAGACAATGAGTAGATTATCAGGAACACTGATGCTTTCGATGCTTCTGTTAATGACCCTGTCCAGTCTGATTCTCTTCATCAGAGTTTTGTGGAGTGCCCGGAAATATAAACCGAAAAAACTGGTCTCTCTCATCCTGCTGACAGTCCTTGTGTTTCTCCTCTGTGCTGTCCCTCATGGCATCAATCACTCTGTTTTCAATTGGCTATCAAGGTACAACCACATCTTTCATGAGATCTCCTACTTCCTGTCTTGTGTGAACAGCAGTGCCAACCCCTTCATTTACTTCTTCATTGGGAGCCTCAGACATCAGAGACTGAAGGAGCCCCTCAGGGTTGTTCTCCAGAGAGCCCTTAGAGATGACAGTGACCCATCTGAGGACAGAGGGACTTCCTCTCGGACAGATACAACATTGGATACAGCATGA